One genomic segment of Sminthopsis crassicaudata isolate SCR6 chromosome 2, ASM4859323v1, whole genome shotgun sequence includes these proteins:
- the POLL gene encoding DNA polymerase lambda — translation MSSAPHYNPGRENGLSSALTMEPRGILKAFPKRKKMRSDPERSELWKIPKKEEVDGGEWLSPLQVHVLPAGIGRARAELFEKQIIQHGGRICSPQAPGITHVVVDEAVEWERALRLLKLSRLPPSVQVVKSAWLSQCLQERTLVDSAGFSIFIPGRYRDKSDNQVASSQPGCSGTSAQAGLPSAAPFAPSQEPHSELNTQTQPNSYESSDEEEVQVTPADLEALITGRYPGTPEADAEPCLAPTVSDKWVCAQPSSQKMTNHNSHITEKLEVLAKAYAVQGDRWRSLSYSKAINALKSFHKPVTSYQEACGIPGIGKRMAEKIMEIVESGHLRKLDHISDSVPVLELFSNIWGVGSKTAQMWYQQGFRTLEDIESRATLTSQQAIGLKYYEDFLKRIPREEAAEIEQTVREAAHSLNPGLLSVACGSYRRGKATCGDVDVLVTHPDGRSHQGIFGQLLDTLRQQGFLTDDLVSQDDNGQQQKYLGVCQLPGPGRLHRRLDIIVVPYSEFACALLYFTGSAYFNRSMRALAKTKSMSLSEHNLCTAVVRDGRGLKVGPGRALPTPTEKDVFRLLGLPYREPSERDW, via the exons ATGTCATCTGCTCCTCactacaaccctgggag AGAGAACGGGCTAAGCTCGGCCTTAACTATGGAACCTCGCGGGATCTTGAAAGCCTTTCCCAAACGGAAGAAAATGAGATCCGACCCGGAGCGGAGCGAGCTCTGGAAGATTCCCAAGAAGGAAGAAGTGGACGGGGGAG AGTGGCTGAGCCCCCTGCAAGTCCACGTGTTACCCGCGGGCATCGGCCGAGCCCGGGCAGAGCTCTTTGAGAAGCAAATCATCCAGCATGGGGGCCGAATCTGCTCCCCCCAGGCCCCAGGGATCACCCATGTTGTGGTGGACGAAGCTGTAGAGTGGGAGCGAGCCCTCCGCCTCCTGAAGTTGTCCCGGCTGCCCCCCAGTGTCCAGGTGGTGAAGTCGGCTTGGCTGAGCCAGTGCTTGCAAGAGCGGACGCTGGTGGACTCCGCTGGATTCAGCATCTTCATCCCTGGCAG GTACCGGGACAAGTCAGACAATCAGGTCGCATCTTCCCAGCCCGGGTGTTCTGGAACTTCAGCCCAGGCGGGGCTTCCTTCCGCTGCTCCCTTCGCCCCATCTCAGGAGCCACACTCAGAACTGAACACTCAGACACAG CCCAACTCTTATGAAAGCAGTGACGAGGAAGAAGTACAAGTCACCCCGGCTGACCTGGAAGCCCTGATCACTGGCCGGTACCCAGGCACTCCTGAGGCAGACGCTGAGCCCTGCCTGGCCCCCACGGTCAGTGATAAGTGGGTGTGCGCCCAGCCCTCTAGCCAGAagatgaccaaccacaattcccACATTACCGAGAAGCTGGAAGTGCTGGCCAAAGCCTATGCTGTCCAAGGCGACAGGTGGCGGTCACTGAGCTACTCCAAGGCTATTAATGCCCTCAAAAGCTTTCACAAGCCTGTTACCTCCTACCAG GAAGCCTGTGGCATCCCTGGGATTGGAAAGCGCATGGCAGAGAAGATCATGGAGATTGTAGAAAGTGGCCATCTTCGCAAACTGGACCACATCAGTGACAGTGTACCTGTCTTGGAGCTCTTCTCTAATATCTGGGGAGTTGGAAGCAAGACTGCCCAGATGTGGTATCAGCAG GGTTTCCGGACTCTGGAGGACATTGAAAGTCGGGCCACCCTGACTTCTCAGCAGGCCATCGGCCTGAAGTATTATGAGGACTTCCTCAAGCGCATACCCAGGGAAGAGGCCGCAGAGATTGAGCAGACT GTCCGAGAAGCAGCTCACAGTCTTAACCCTGGGCTGCTGTCTGTGGCATGTGGCTCGTATCGCCGGGGAAAGGCAACCTGTGGGGATGTGGATGTGCTGGTCACTCACCCTGATGGACGATCCCACCAGGGGATCTTTGGACAGCTCCTGGATACCCTTCGGCAGCAAG GGTTCCTGACAGATGACCTGGTCAGTCAGGATGATAATGGGCAGCAGCAGAAGTATCTGGGTGTGTGCCAACTGCCAGGGCCCGGTCGGCTCCACCGACGTTTGGACATCATTGTGGTGCCGTACAGCGAGTTTGCCTGTGCCTTGCTGTATTTCACTGGTTCTGCCTACTTTAACCGCTCCATGAGAGCCCTGGCCAAGACAAAGAGCATGAGCCTGTCAGAGCACAACCTCTGCACTGCTGTTGTGCGTGATGGCCGTGGCCTCAAGGTGGGGCCCGGCCGGGCGTTGCCCACCCCCACTGAGAAGGACGTCTTCAGACTTCTGGGCCTGCCATACCGTGAGCCCTCTGAGCGGGACTGGTGA